Proteins encoded in a region of the Phoenix dactylifera cultivar Barhee BC4 chromosome 3, palm_55x_up_171113_PBpolish2nd_filt_p, whole genome shotgun sequence genome:
- the LOC103707993 gene encoding phenylacetaldehyde reductase-like isoform X1, whose product MSGSGKVVCVTGASGYIASWLVKLLLQRGYTVRGTVRDLADPKRTEHLRALEGANERLQLFKANLLEEGSFDSVVEGCEGVFHTASPCYVNATDPQAELIDPAVKGALNVFGSCIKTPSVKRVVVTSSMAAVLHNGRPQTPDVVIDATWFSSVEFCEQEKKWYPLSKTLAEEAAWKFSKDNSIDMVTIHPGVVIGPLLQPTLNESSAMLLNLLNGSSTYPNLRFPWVNVKDVAMAHILAFEVPSASGRYFLVERVAHYSEIVKILREQYPALKLPEKCVDDKPFLPIYQVSKEKEKSLGIDYVPIVTSIKETVESLKEKGFVSFSKLAIAK is encoded by the exons ATGAGTGGGAGTGGGAAGGTGGTGTGCGTGACCGGTGCGTCCGGCTACATCGCTTCTTGGCTCGTCAAGCTTCTCCTCCAGCGCGGATATACCGTGCGCGGCACCGTCCGGGATCTTG CTGATCCAAAGAGAACTGAGCATTTACGTGCCTTGGAAGGAGCTAATGAAAGGCTACAACTGTTTAAAGCAAACTTGTTAGAAGAGGGCTCTTTCGATTCAGTGGTTGAGGGGTGCGAGGGTGTTTTTCATACAGCATCTCCTTGCTATGTAAATGCGACAGATCCGCAG GCTGAGTTAATTGACCCAGCAGTGAAGGGGGCACTGAATGTTTTCGGTTCCTGCATTAAAACTCCTTCTGTTAAAAGGGTGGTCGTAACATCGTCCATGGCTGCAGTTCTACACAATGGAAGACCACAAACACCTGATGTCGTAATTGATGCGACATGGTTTTCTAGTGTAGAGTTTTGTGAGCAGGAAAAG AAGTGGTACCCACTCTCGAAGACGTTGGCAGAGGAGGCTGCTTGGAAGTTTTCAAAAGATAATTCTATTGACATGGTAACAATACACCCAGGAGTGGTCATAGGTCCTCTTTTGCAACCTACTCTAAATGAGAGTTCTGCTATGTTACTGAACCTGCTAAATG GATCTTCTACGTATCCAAATTTAAGATTTCCGTGGGTCAATGTCAAAGATGTTGCCATGGCACATATTCTGGCATTTGAGGTTCCCTCAGCAAGCGGAAGATATTTTTTAGTCGAAAGGGTTGCTCACTATTCAGAGATTGTGAAGATTTTGCGGGAACAATATCCTGCTCTTAAACTGCCAGAAAA GTGTGTGGATGACAAGCCGTTTCTGCCAATATACCAGGTCtctaaggaaaaggaaaaaagcttAGGTATTGACTATGTTCCTATAGTGACAAGCATCAAGGAGACTGTCGAAAGCTTAAAGGAGAAAGGATTTGTTAGTTTTTCAAAATTGGCAATTGCCAAATAG
- the LOC103707993 gene encoding phenylacetaldehyde reductase-like isoform X3 has product MSGSGKVVCVTGASGYIASWLVKLLLQRGYTVRGTVRDLADPKRTEHLRALEGANERLQLFKANLLEEGSFDSVVEGCEGVFHTASPCYVNATDPQKWYPLSKTLAEEAAWKFSKDNSIDMVTIHPGVVIGPLLQPTLNESSAMLLNLLNGSSTYPNLRFPWVNVKDVAMAHILAFEVPSASGRYFLVERVAHYSEIVKILREQYPALKLPEKCVDDKPFLPIYQVSKEKEKSLGIDYVPIVTSIKETVESLKEKGFVSFSKLAIAK; this is encoded by the exons ATGAGTGGGAGTGGGAAGGTGGTGTGCGTGACCGGTGCGTCCGGCTACATCGCTTCTTGGCTCGTCAAGCTTCTCCTCCAGCGCGGATATACCGTGCGCGGCACCGTCCGGGATCTTG CTGATCCAAAGAGAACTGAGCATTTACGTGCCTTGGAAGGAGCTAATGAAAGGCTACAACTGTTTAAAGCAAACTTGTTAGAAGAGGGCTCTTTCGATTCAGTGGTTGAGGGGTGCGAGGGTGTTTTTCATACAGCATCTCCTTGCTATGTAAATGCGACAGATCCGCAG AAGTGGTACCCACTCTCGAAGACGTTGGCAGAGGAGGCTGCTTGGAAGTTTTCAAAAGATAATTCTATTGACATGGTAACAATACACCCAGGAGTGGTCATAGGTCCTCTTTTGCAACCTACTCTAAATGAGAGTTCTGCTATGTTACTGAACCTGCTAAATG GATCTTCTACGTATCCAAATTTAAGATTTCCGTGGGTCAATGTCAAAGATGTTGCCATGGCACATATTCTGGCATTTGAGGTTCCCTCAGCAAGCGGAAGATATTTTTTAGTCGAAAGGGTTGCTCACTATTCAGAGATTGTGAAGATTTTGCGGGAACAATATCCTGCTCTTAAACTGCCAGAAAA GTGTGTGGATGACAAGCCGTTTCTGCCAATATACCAGGTCtctaaggaaaaggaaaaaagcttAGGTATTGACTATGTTCCTATAGTGACAAGCATCAAGGAGACTGTCGAAAGCTTAAAGGAGAAAGGATTTGTTAGTTTTTCAAAATTGGCAATTGCCAAATAG